AGCACGATGAATTCCCCGTCATTGATGTCCAGGTCGATGCCGCGCAGCACCGGCACGGCACCGTAATCCTTGCGCACGTCGGTCAGGGTGATGGCGGCCATGGGATGGGTCAGCCTTTCACGGCGCCGGCCGTCAGGCCCTGCACCAGATAGCGTTGGATCAGGAAGAAGAACAGGCCGGCCGGCAGCAGGGCCAGCACCCCGGCCGCCATCATCTGTCCGAAATCGACCGAGAATTTGGACACGAAGCCCAGCAGCCCGGCGGGGAAGGTGCTGACCGCGGCCGATGAATTCAGCATCAGGGTGAACAGTAACTCACTCCACGCCGCGGTGAAGACGAAGCCGCCGGTGGCCGCCAGGCCCGGCAGGGTCAGGGGCAGGATGATGCGCACCACCGCGCCCAGGCGGGTGGCCCCGTCCATCATCGCCGCCTCCTCCAGGTCTTTCGGCACCGCCTCGAAGAAGGACTGCATGAGGAAGGCGGCGAAGGGCGTGTTGAAGGCGGTGTAGACCAGCACCAGCCCGGCCAGGCTGTTGGTCAGGCCCAGGGGCGCCAGCAGGCGGAAGATGGGCGCCACGATGATGACCAGGGGGAACATCTGGGTCACCAGCATCACACCCACCACCCAGGCTTTCCCCCGGAAGCGGAAACGGGAAAAGGCGTAACCGGTGGCCGAGGCCGCGGCGGTGGCGAGCAGGGCCGTGGCGGCCGACACGATCAGGCTGTTGCGGAAGAACAGCGGGAACTGGGTGCGCCGCAGGACGTCGGTGTAATGGACCAGGGTCACACGGCTGGGCCACAGCCGCACGCCCTCGCCATACATCAAATCGTCGGGTGTGACGGACACCTTCAACATCCAGAACAGCGGGAACAGGGCGAAGGCCAGGAAGGTGGCCAGTGCCAGATAACGGAACAGTCGGACCATCCTCACCCCGGTTCTGTCAGCGCGTGGCGCAGCACCATCACCGCTGCCGCATAGGCCAGCAGCAGCACCAGCAGCACGGCGGCGACCGCCGAGGCGTAGCCGAAATCCAGGCGCTGGAACGCCAGCGAGAAGATGTAGCTGGACAGGATTTGCGTCGCATCGGCCGGGCCACCCTTGGTCATCACCACGATCAGTTCGGCGAAATTGGCCACCCACACGGTGCGCAGCATGACGGTGATGGCGATGGTGGGCGCCAGCAGGGGCAGGGTGATGCGGCGAAAGCGCAGCCAGGGCCCGGCGCCATCGATGCTGGCGGCCTCATAAATGTCCTGCGGGATGGATTGCAACGCCGCCAGCAGGGTGATGGCGAAGAAGGGGATGCCCCACCACACATTGGCGACGATGGGGCCCCACAGCGCCAGGTGCGGGTCGGACAGGATGTTCTCCGGCCGGGCCAGTAATCCCAGACCATGCAGCCAATGGGGCAGGGTGCCGATCACCGGGTTGAACAGCCAAGCCCAGGCCAGGCCGGATAGAAAGCCCGGCACCGCCCAGGGCAGAAAGGTCAGGGCCTGCACCAGACCCCGCCCGGGGAAGGCTTGGTTCAGCAGCAGCGCCAGGGCGAGGCCCAGGCCGAATTGCAGGGCCACCGACGTGGCGGTCCAGGTGACCGTGTTGCGGAGTGCGGTCCAGAAGCCGTCGTCGTCCAGCAATTCCCGGAAATGGTCCAGGCCGATGAAATCGCCGCTCAGGGGATCCAGCAGGATGATGTCGTGAAAGGCGTAGGACAGGCCCGTCAGCAGCGGCACCAGCATGACCGCGATGATCAGCAGCAGGGATGGCGCGGTGTAGAGATAGGGCTCAATGGCGAGCGCCAACCTGCGGCGGCTCATTGCACGCCCTCCGCCTGTTTGCGGCGGGATTTGTTCAGGTAGGCCGCCCACTGCTTGTTCATGGTCAGGGGGGCGATCTGGCCCAGCAGCGCCTGCTGGCTGCTGCGCACCACCAGGCTGTCGGCGAAATAGGCGAAGCCGGGCAGGCCGGTGGGCATCAGGGTCGGCACCACGTCGGGATCGGCCAGTTCCGCGAACCAGCCCTGATAGATGGTGCCGCTGTACTGCGGATCGTGTGCGGCGGCGGTATAGACCGGCAGGGCGCCGGTGCGCTTGTTCCAGGCCAGGTTGCCGGCGGGGCCGTTCAGCGCCACCACCAGATCCCAGGCCAGTTCCTTGTGTTCGGACTTCTTGAAGATGGACCAGCCGGCATAGCCCAGCGTGGGATAGGCCTTGCTGTTGGGGCCCTTGGGCCAGGGCGCCACGCCAAAATCCTCGGGCTTCATGCGTTGCTTCAAGGCGATCAGGGCATCGGGATCCTGGTCCACCATGGCGCAGGCGCCGGTGTAGAAACCGGCCACCACCTCGTTGAAGCCCCAGTTGACGCTGTCGCGCGGCGCCAGGCCATCCTTGTACAGGTCGATCAGCCAGGTGGTGCCGGCGACCCAACCGGGGTCGGTCAGGGTACTGGTGCCGTCCTCATGGAAGAAATCGTTGCTGCCGGCGATGCTGGCCCCGAACATGACCCAGCCGTTCAGGCCGCCAGGGCCCCCGCGCAGGCAATAGCCGGACTTGCCTGGCAGCTGCGCGATGCGGGCGGCGTCGGCCCGCAATTCGTCCAGGGTCCTGGGCGGCTCATTGAGGCCGGCCTGGCGGAACACCGCCTTGTTGTAATACAGCGCCCGCAGGTAAAAACCGTAGGGCAGCATATAGGGCCGGTCGCCCACTGTGCGCGCCACCGCCAGCGCGCGCTCGTTCAGCCCCTGGGCGTCGGGCCAGCGGGCCAGGTAGGCCGACAAATCCTCCAACTGGCCGTTGCCGGCGTAGAGGGACAGCCAGCGGTCCGGCATCTCCACCACGTCGGGAATGTCGCCGGCCGCCACCATGGTGGCCAGCTTCTCGAACGCCGATCCCCAAGACAGCGATGTCACCTCCACATGCGTGCCCGGGTGTGCGGCCTCATACCCCGCCACCAGTTCCTTTAGCGTCTCCGTCCGCTCCGGACTGCTCAGCACCTCCACCAGCCGCAGCGTAGTGTCGGCGCGGGCCGGTGTGGATGCCAGCAATGCCAGAATGAGAAGGGCGGCGCGTTTCGGCATCAGGTCGCCTTGCCCGCGACGGCGAAGGCCCGCGCCAAGTCGGCCCACAGCGCCTCCGTCCCCTCCAGCCCGACATGCAGGCGTACCATGTTGGTCGGCACGCCGAAATCGATGGCGGAGTTGGGGCCGGCCGCCTGCACATGGGTCACCAGCGCCGGCACCACCAGGCTTTCATGCCCGCCCCAGCTGACGCCCAGCTGGAACAGGGTCAGCGCGTCGCAGAAGGCCGGGATGTCGACGCTGCCGTCCACGGTGAAGGAGAACAGGCCCGACGTGCCGGTCAGCCCCGGCGGCAGGGCGCCCATCAGGGCCGGGTGGTGGACAGCCGTCACCTGCGGCAGTTCCGCCAGCCGCCGCGCCAGGGTTAGGGCCGACGCCTCATGCGCCTGCATGCGGACAGGCAGGGTGCGCAGGCCGCGCAGCAGCAGCCAGGCCTCAAATGGCCCCAGCTTGGCGCCGATATAGGGGCAGATGGTACGCCGGATCTGGGCCACCAGGTCGCCCCGGCCCGCCACCACGCCCGCCACCGTGTCGCTGTGCCCGCCGATGTATTTGGAGGCGGAGTGCAGCACCAGGTCCACGCCCAAGGTGGCCGGCCGCTGGAACACCGGTGTCGCCCAGGAATTGTCGATCATGCTGATCGCGCCGTGCTTCCTGGCCAGGGCCGCCAGGGCGGCCACGTCGTGCGCCTCCATCATCCAGCTGTTGGGGCTTTCCAGGTACAACACGCGGGCGCCAGGCAATGCCGCTTCCACGGCGGCCAAATCGGCGCCGTCCACATACTCCGTGGTCACACCCCACTTCTTCAGCAGGGTTTCGAACAGGCGGTAGGCGTCGGGGTAGACATGGCGGACGCAGACGATGCGGTCACCCGGTTGCACGAAGGCCAGGACGGCGCCGGAAATGGCCGCCATGCCGCTGGGGAAACCGATGGCGTCGTCCGCCTCTTCCAACGCCGCCATCTTCTGTTCGAACAGGGCGACGGTGGGGTTGGTGGTGCGGGAATAGACGTTGCGCGACCGCTTGCCGGCATAGGTGTCCGCCATTTCCTGGAAGCTGGAAAAGGTGAACAGCGAGGTCTGGACGATGCCGGGCACCACCGCTTCATAGGCGTGCACGCCTTCGTCATGCGCGACGATGCGGCGGGCGCGCTCAACGGGGTTCTCAGCCGGATCGGGGGAAAGCGCGTCAGGGAATTCAGTCATCGGGACATGGCCTTAATGTCTTCTTCGACGATGGCGAGGATGGCCAGCGTCTTGTCACGGGCGGCCGCGGCGTCGCCGGCGCGGATGGCGTCGAACAGCTCGCGGTGCAGGGCGAAGGACCGGCCGGCGAAATCGGGCCGGTCAAACGGCTTCTCGAAGAAATGCTCGAAGGTCTCGCGGATCTGTTCCAGCAGCTGGCGGAACAGCGGGTTGTGGGTGGCGTCATAGATCGCCAGGTGGAATTCCAGATCCTCCGGCCCGGCCGTGCCCTGCGTCAGGTGCACCGCCTCCATCGCCACCAGTTTCTCTTCCATGTGACCGATGTCGGCCGGCGTCGCCTTGGCCGCCGCCACCTCACTGGCCGCGACCTCCAGCCCCCGCCGGATCTCCAGCGTCTGCAATAGCCGGTCGCGCAGTTGCCCCGCCGCGTCGATGGTCAGCGACACATGCACCGCGTCAGCCGACACCGCGCGCAGCAGATAGGTACCACTGCCTTGCCGCGTCTCCACCAGCCCCAGGGCCTGGAACTGCCGGATGACCTCCCGCACCGTGGACCGCCCCACCCCCAGCGCCACCATCAACGCCCGCTCCGTCGGCAACCGGTCGCCGGGATTCAGCGCACCTTGCGCGATGAACGCCGCCAGCGCCTTGGTCACGCCGGCAAGGCGGTCGGCACCGGACAATGGCCGCAACGCGGCGCTGGAGAGGGGAAGGGCGGAGGCCGGCTGGGGAACCACGGCACCTCGGGGTTAGGGCTCCAGGCTGGGCGCTGTCCCGACGCCGCCTGGAAATTGGTCTGATGACTTGATGTTGATTGGCGCCGCGGCCGGTGTCAAGGCGTCGGCTTGATCATTCGCCCATGGATTTCCGCACCGTTTCGGCGCTGATCAACATCCGGTTGGCTTGGCTTGGAAGATCGACGAAGCCCAATTTTCGGTAGAAGTCGGCGGTTTTCGCATCGATGGCATCCAACACAATGAACTTGCCGCCGATCTGGTCGATGACCTTCATGCACAGGCCGAGGAAATGGGACATCAGCTTGCGCCCAAGTCCTTTGTTCGCCGCGCTCTTATCCACCCCGACCACCGCGAGATAGATCGCGCCCACGGTGTCACTCCGGCCCAATTTCTTCTGTATTTCCGGCGGCAGGGCATCGACCGCGATCGCGTGGGGGCGGAGGGTGTAGAAGCCAATGACCTTGACGGTTCCGGCCATCACCGCGACATAGGTCTTGGACTGGTCGTCCTGATGGTGCCGGCCGGCCGTGCTGATCAGGAAATTGTTGACCTTGGTCACGCCTGAATCGAAGGCCGCCCGATCATGCTTGTGGCGATCCAGCGGCTCAATGTTCAGTGTCTTGAGGAAGGCCTTATCAAGAGCCGGCAACGGCGGTCTCTTCGTCCAAAGCCATCAGGTCGCGCAAGGCCTGGCTGGGTTCGGTATTCTCCAAGGCCCGGACGAAGGCTGCGCAATCCTCAGGGGTCAATAGTCGCGTGCTCTCGACCTTGCTGAGGGTCTCGCGCGCAGCCCATGCGGCGCTGCTCACCACGAATTCCGATGGGCTGATTCCCAGTTGGGCGGCCGCATCTTCGATCAGCGATTTGATCTCAGGCAACGTACGCTGCTCCATCCTCGCGGTAGCGCGTGCGGGGGACCGTGGATACGTCTTGAAAGGCAGCATGAAGAATCTCCCACCGCTGTCGCCGATAAACGAGCGAGCGTCAGATAGGAAATTATGTACGGTAGTCGCCGGACATGTTCAATGGTGTGAAATGAGTTTCGGTCATCCCGAAACCAAAAGGGGAGGTCGGCCCCGTCCGAGGCCGGCCCTCCCACTCGCATCCTCACATCTTATACCGCACCCCCAATTGGAACGTGCGATCCGAGCGGTCCGTATCGCGCGGATAGTACGCCGCGTTGGTGAAATAGTTCTGGCTGACGGTGCCGGTCAAATTGTCGATGTCCAGGGTGAAGGTCAGGCCGGGGATGGCCTCATAGCTGGCGGACAGGCCCAAATCGCCGTAGGGCTTGGACATGATGGTTTGGGGCTGCAGGCCGCCGGCGTTGAAGGCGATGACGTAGCTGCTGCGCCAGTTGTAGGCCAGGCGGAAGGAGTAGGGCCCGCGCTCGTACATGCCCACCACGTTGAAGGAGTAGCGTGAGACGTTGGCCAGGGCCTGCTGCACCGGGGTGCCGCCCACGCTGGCCGGTGACATGGTGTAGCTGTCGATGTAGGTGCCGTTGATCTGGGTGCCGATGCCGCGCAGCCAGTCGGGCAGGAAGTCGTAGAACTGCTGATAGCCCAGTTCCACGCCCTGTAGCATGCCGCTGCCGCTGCTTTCCGGCACGCTGACCAGATAGCTGACGTTGTTCACCGTCTCCGCCACGCCATAGGTCTGGATGTAACCCTTGATGTCGCGGTGGAACAGGGTGGCGGTGGCGCTGCCGCCGGGGGCGAAGAACCATTCCAGCGCCGTATCCACGTTGGTGGACGGTGATGGGCGCCAGGTGGGCGTTGCCGCTGGTGCCGGTGCCGATCAGCGTCGGGCCCGGCGAGTTCAGGCTGAGCGAGGGGTTGAGGGAGGAGAAGTCGGGGAAGGTCACCGTCTTGCCGGCCGACACGCGGAAGAACAGGGTGTCGGTCAGCCCGATCTTGCCGTTGAAGCTGGGCAGGCCGTTGAAATAGTCCGGCTTGCTGTTCACGCGCTGCGGCGTGGCCCCGGTGGCGATGGTGCCGGTGCTGTCGGGCACCAGTTCATAGCCGGTGATGCTCTCGTTGGTGGCGACGAAACGCATGCCGAAATCACCGGTGACGGGGAAGCCCGCCAGGTCGAAGGCGTAGTCGGCCTTCACGTAACCGGCGTAGCTGTCCTGCTGCGCCTTGAAATACTTGGTGGGGTCGAAGGCCTGTTTGCCCGCCGGCATGTTGAACAGGGCGCGGATCTCATCCGCGTGGCTGAACAGGTAGGATGAGCTGGCGTTGTACCACTGGGTCACGGCCAGGTCGCGGTCGCCACTGAGGAAGCCCGCCGGCGACAGGGTGCCGAAGCCGGGCAGGCTGGCGGCCGAGATGGCGGAACCGGCGGGGGCGGCGATGCCGTTGCCGTTGGTGGCCTGGCTTTCGGCGTCACGGCTGGCCAGGCGGAAACCGGCGGTGACATTGGTCAGGAAGGGCAGGTGGGTGGCGTAACTGGCGTCGGCACGATAGGCCAGCTCGTTACCCGTCTGGACGACGTAATTGTCGAACAGCTGGTTCAGGTAGTAGTTGGCTGGGTTCTTCAGGTCCACGCCGCTGATGACGGAATTGGGCGTGCCGTTGCTGAGGAAGTCCACAGAGTATGTCGGCGCGTTGAAGCGCGTGTCGACGATCAGGTCTTCCTGGGTGTACTTGCTGTGGGTGTAGGCCAGATCGGACGTGATCTTCAGGTTGGCCGTGGGCGTCCACTTGGTGCCGGTGGCGATCTGGACGGTGTTGGTGTGGTCGCGGTAGGCCTGATCGCTGGTCAGGGTGAAGTTGTTCAGCGAACTCAGGCTGGCGACCTCGTTGGTGCCGGGGATCAGGGTGTAGGATTGCAGGGCGCCGGCACCGGGGATGCCGATGAAGTATTCCGCCGATTGGTCCAACTGGAAGTCGCTGTCGGAGGCATCGACATAGAATTCCAGGTCGTTGTTGGGCTTCCACTGGCCGGAGAAGTTGGCGCCGATGCGCTGCCGGTCGCCCAGGTTGGCGATGTCGCCGGTGGTCTGCGGAATCTGGATGGCCTGGCCCGTCGCCGGGTTGATGGCGGCGTTGGCGATGGAGACGTAGTTGAACGCCGTCTCATCCAGATAGCGCCGCTTTTGATAAGAGACGGAGACCAGGGCGCCGACCTCGCCGATGCCGGTGTTCCAGCGGTCGCTGACCAGGACGCTGGCGTTGGGGTCGATGTCGCCGCGCTGGTCGCCGTAGACGCCCCGGGCGCTGCCCGCCACCTCCAGCCCGTCGAAATCGAACGGCCGGCGCAGGCGGATGTTGATGGTGCCGGCGATGCCGCCCTCCAGCTGTTCCGGCGACAGGGTCTTGAACACGTCCAGGCCGGAGACCAGCTCGGCCGGGATGTCGGACAGGGCGACCGAGCGGCCGACGCCGGTGAAGATGTCGCGGCCGTCGATCTCCGTCGTCACGTTGGGCAGGCCGCGCACCAGGACGGAACTGGCCTCACCCGCCGCCCGGGTGATCTGCACGCCGGTGATGCGTTGCAGGGCGTCGCCCACGGTGTTGTCGGGGAACTTGCCGATATCCTCCGCCACGATGCTGTCCACGATCTGGGTGGAGTTCATGCGGATTTCCTGGGCGGATTGCAGGCTGGCCCGCATGCCCACCACCACGATCTCGTTCAGGCCGTCGTCGGTCGTTGGCGCGCCCGCCTGCGCCACGGCGTCGGCCGCGTTGGGGGTGGCGGCCGGTGCCGGCGCGGCTGTCTGCTGCGCCCAGGCGGCAGGTGACAGGCCGGCGCCCAGCAGGGCGACCATAGCCACGGAATACGGCAGGCGTCGACGGATGCTCATTATTACCCTCCCATGATTTTTCGGTTTTAAGGGCGCGCAAAGGGGCGCCCGGCGCCCATACGGGGGCGCCGTGGTTTTGTCAGGCTCGGATTTTCAAGGCATGACTTCAGGTACTGAACGCGAAAACAGGCGCAGGCGGTACCAGGCGTACTTTTTTACTTAAGGCCCGGGCGGGCGTCCCCCGCCCGCCCGGACGGGATGCGTACTTACTTCAGATCAAGCACAACGATGGACTTGGCCGGCAAGGTCAGGCCCAGGGTTCCCTTGTCCAGGCTGGCGCCGGTGAAGGCGGCCGGCCGGACGGTGTCGGGGTGGTCGAAGGTGTTGACGCTGTTGATGGCCGGGGCCGTCAGGATGCGGCCCGCCACCGTGCTGGCGGAAATGCCGGGCAGGCTGGCGCGCACGTCAATGACCCGGTGCGGGTCCAGATTGACCAGGGCCACGTGGACCACGCCCTGGGCGTCGCGCGCCGCCGTGCCGTGGAGCATAGGCACGGTGACGTCGCCCAGCTTGTACTCCGGCGCGTTGAGGTTCAGGGGCAGGTCGGTGGCGCCCTGGAAACCCTTGTACAGGTCGAAGACATGGTAGGTGGGCGTCAGCACCATGCGCGGGCCGTCGGTCAGGATCATGGCCTGCAGCACGTTCACCATCTGGGCGACGTTGGCCATGCGCACGCGGTCGGCATGGGCGTGGAAAATGTCCAGGGTGACGGCGGCGACCAGGGCGTCGCGCAGGCTGTTCTGCTGATAGAGGAAGCCGGGGTTGGTGCCGGGTTCCACATCCGTCCACACGCCCCACTCGTCCACGACAAGGGCGACCTTCTTCTCAGGGTCGTACTTGTCCATGATGGCGGAATGCTTGGTGACCAGCTCATCCATGTAAAGGGCGCGCGACAGGGTGGAAATCCACTGGTCCTCGCCGAAGGCGGTGGCACTGCCCTTCTGTTTCCAGACGCCGGTGGGGATGGTGTAGTAATGCAGGCTCAGGCCGTCCATCATCTTGGACACCTCGCGCATCATCACCTCGGTGAAGTTGTAGTCGCCTTCGTTGGGGCCGCTGGCGATCCTGCCCACCTTCTGGTCGCCGGGCACCTTCACGAAGGACTGGTAGCGGCGGTAGAGGTCGGCGGCGTATTCGGGCCGCATGTTGCCGCCGCAGCCCCAGACCTCGTTGCCGACGCCGACGTAGCTCAGCTTCCACGGCTGGTCGCGGCCGTTGGCCCGGCGCTCATCCGCCAGCGTGGAGTGGGAGGGGGAGGTGATGTACTCCACCCACTGCGCCATGTCGCGGGGCGAGCCGCTGCCCATGTTGCCGGCGATATAGGCGTCGGCCCCCACCAGTTCGGTGAATTCCATGAATTCGTTGGTGCCGACGGCGTTGTCCTCCTCCACCCCGCCCCAGGTGGTGTTCACCCGCTTGGGCCGTTTGGCGCGCGGACCGATGCCGTCGCGCCAGTCGTATTCGTCGGCGAAGCAGCCGCCCGGCCAGCGGATCACCGGCACGCGCACCGCCTTCAGCGCCGCGATCACGTCGTTGCGGAAGCCGTGGGTGTTGGGTATGGATGATTTCTCGCCAACCCAGATGCCGTTATAGATGCCGTGGCCCAGATGCTCGGCGAACTGGCCGTAGATGTGCCGGTCGATCACGGCGCCCGGCTGGTCGCCATGGACGGCGACGGTGGCCGTTACGTCGGCCGCGGCGGCGGGCAGGGCCCCCAAGGCCGTGGCCAGACCCGTCAGCAGCACCGGCAGCGAACGCGCGAAGGTATGCAAATGCTTCACCCTTGCCTCCCTAGGGTGCCAGTCCTCGATCATGGGTGAGGGCGCGGTGCGTTGGCCCTGTACGATGATCGTTTAACCGGTCACCTAATCCTGGCCCTGGGCCAGTGGCTTTGTTATTTTGTCAGAGTAATAGGAAACTCCGATCCGGAGGCAAGCGTTTTTAGCATTCAAAAATGCAAGCGCTTGCGCGATGGTGTCGCAGGGGAATGCGAGAAATTCCAGAAGTGCTTCATTTATATGGTTAATTACGGAATCCCGAAGGAGGAGCCGTGAGCACAAAAAAAACGAACGGGGGGGTTGCGAAGACGTCGCCAACCACCCCCAAGGGAGGTGGGGCGGTGGCTGCCAAGGCGTCCGGCAAGGAACGAATCCATGGCACCATCGCCCATAAACTCGGGGTACTGATCATTTCCGGGCACTATCAGCCCGGTCAATTGCTGGACAATGAGGTGACGTTCAGCGAGCAACTGGCGGTATCGCGCAGCGCCTATCGTGAGGCCATGCGCACCCTGACGGCCAAGGGGCTGGTGGAAAGCCGGCCCAAGACCGGCACGCGGGTGAGCGACCGCGGCCGCTGGCACCTGCTGGATCCGGAGGTGCTGGCCTGGTTCTTCGAGGCCCGGCCCAGCCTGGATTTCATCCGTGGCCTGTTCGAACTGCGCATGCTGGTGGAGCCGGAGGCGGCCGCCCTGGCGGCGGCGCGGCGCCAGTCGGAAGACCTGTCCCGCATGCGCAAGGCCCTGCAACGCATGGAGAAATTTACCCTGGCGGTGGAGGAGGGGCGCCTGGCCGACCGGGACTTCCACGACGCCCTGCTGGAGGCGACGCGCAACCCCCTGCTGATCGCGCTGTCCAGCAGCATCGGTGCCGCCGTGCAGTGGACTACCATCTATAAACAGCGCCATCGCTCCCTGCCCCGCGACCCGGTGCCGGACCACTGGCGGGTGTTCGACGCCATCGCCGTGGGCAGCGCCGATGAGGCCCGCGCCAGCATGCAGGCCCTGGTGGAACTGGCCCACCGGGACACCGATTTGTCCCTGGAAGATCCCACCCCTGGCAGCCCTGCGACGTAAGGGGTGCAGAAAAGCGTTTGATCTGGTTTTGGCTGATTCCCTATATTGTCTGAGTAAATGCCGGCCGCACCGGAATCGTGTCCGGCGGCCGCATCCGCATGAGAGATAACAACGACCGTTGGTCGGGAGGAGAAGCGATGTCCGCAAGTCTGGTGCAATTGCGTGCCGAGGATGGCACCCGTCTGGTCGCCCTGGTGAACGCCGACGGCGCGCACCGCGTCCTGGGCGTGGACAGCACCTATGCCCTGGCCCGCCAGGCGATCGCGCAAGGCAAGACCCTGTTGCAGACCGTCGAGGCGCTGGGCCTGGGTGAGGCGGTGGACGTGGCGGCCGCCCTGGCGGCGGGCCGTGTGCTGGCCCCCATCGACCATCCCGATTCCGCGCATCTGGTGCTGGCCGGCACCGGCCTGACCCATCTGGGCTCCGCCGAGGGTCGCGACGCCATGCACAAGGCCGCCGCTTCCGGCACCACCGATTCCATGCGCATGTTCAAGATGGGCCTGGACGGCGGCAAGCCGCCCAAGGGTGAGGTCGGCGTGCAGCCGGAATGGTTCTACAAGGGTGACGGCGGCTCCGTCATCCCGTCGGGTGCCGCCATCCCGTCGCCCGCCTTCGCCCTGGACGGGGGGGAGGAGCCGGAACTGGCCGGCATCTACATCATCGGCGATGACGGCGTGCCCTATCGCCTGGGCCACAGCCTGGCCAATGAGTTCTCCGACCATGTGACGGAGCGCGGCAACTATCTGTGGCTGGCCCATTCCAAGCTGCGCAACGCCGCCCTGGGTGCGGAACTGCTGCTGGGCGATCTGCCGCAGAAGGTGGAAGGCACCAGCCGCATCCTGCGCGACGGCAAGACGCTGTGGGAGAAGCCCTTCCTGTCGGGTGAGGGCAACATGTCCCACAGCCTGGACAATCTGGAACACCACCACTTCAAGTACG
The sequence above is drawn from the Azospirillaceae bacterium genome and encodes:
- a CDS encoding carbohydrate ABC transporter permease, whose protein sequence is MVRLFRYLALATFLAFALFPLFWMLKVSVTPDDLMYGEGVRLWPSRVTLVHYTDVLRRTQFPLFFRNSLIVSAATALLATAAASATGYAFSRFRFRGKAWVVGVMLVTQMFPLVIIVAPIFRLLAPLGLTNSLAGLVLVYTAFNTPFAAFLMQSFFEAVPKDLEEAAMMDGATRLGAVVRIILPLTLPGLAATGGFVFTAAWSELLFTLMLNSSAAVSTFPAGLLGFVSKFSVDFGQMMAAGVLALLPAGLFFFLIQRYLVQGLTAGAVKG
- a CDS encoding sugar ABC transporter permease is translated as MSRRRLALAIEPYLYTAPSLLLIIAVMLVPLLTGLSYAFHDIILLDPLSGDFIGLDHFRELLDDDGFWTALRNTVTWTATSVALQFGLGLALALLLNQAFPGRGLVQALTFLPWAVPGFLSGLAWAWLFNPVIGTLPHWLHGLGLLARPENILSDPHLALWGPIVANVWWGIPFFAITLLAALQSIPQDIYEAASIDGAGPWLRFRRITLPLLAPTIAITVMLRTVWVANFAELIVVMTKGGPADATQILSSYIFSLAFQRLDFGYASAVAAVLLVLLLAYAAAVMVLRHALTEPG
- a CDS encoding sugar ABC transporter substrate-binding protein — translated: MPKRAALLILALLASTPARADTTLRLVEVLSSPERTETLKELVAGYEAAHPGTHVEVTSLSWGSAFEKLATMVAAGDIPDVVEMPDRWLSLYAGNGQLEDLSAYLARWPDAQGLNERALAVARTVGDRPYMLPYGFYLRALYYNKAVFRQAGLNEPPRTLDELRADAARIAQLPGKSGYCLRGGPGGLNGWVMFGASIAGSNDFFHEDGTSTLTDPGWVAGTTWLIDLYKDGLAPRDSVNWGFNEVVAGFYTGACAMVDQDPDALIALKQRMKPEDFGVAPWPKGPNSKAYPTLGYAGWSIFKKSEHKELAWDLVVALNGPAGNLAWNKRTGALPVYTAAAHDPQYSGTIYQGWFAELADPDVVPTLMPTGLPGFAYFADSLVVRSSQQALLGQIAPLTMNKQWAAYLNKSRRKQAEGVQ
- a CDS encoding PLP-dependent transferase, with translation MTEFPDALSPDPAENPVERARRIVAHDEGVHAYEAVVPGIVQTSLFTFSSFQEMADTYAGKRSRNVYSRTTNPTVALFEQKMAALEEADDAIGFPSGMAAISGAVLAFVQPGDRIVCVRHVYPDAYRLFETLLKKWGVTTEYVDGADLAAVEAALPGARVLYLESPNSWMMEAHDVAALAALARKHGAISMIDNSWATPVFQRPATLGVDLVLHSASKYIGGHSDTVAGVVAGRGDLVAQIRRTICPYIGAKLGPFEAWLLLRGLRTLPVRMQAHEASALTLARRLAELPQVTAVHHPALMGALPPGLTGTSGLFSFTVDGSVDIPAFCDALTLFQLGVSWGGHESLVVPALVTHVQAAGPNSAIDFGVPTNMVRLHVGLEGTEALWADLARAFAVAGKAT
- a CDS encoding FCD domain-containing protein, producing MVPQPASALPLSSAALRPLSGADRLAGVTKALAAFIAQGALNPGDRLPTERALMVALGVGRSTVREVIRQFQALGLVETRQGSGTYLLRAVSADAVHVSLTIDAAGQLRDRLLQTLEIRRGLEVAASEVAAAKATPADIGHMEEKLVAMEAVHLTQGTAGPEDLEFHLAIYDATHNPLFRQLLEQIRETFEHFFEKPFDRPDFAGRSFALHRELFDAIRAGDAAAARDKTLAILAIVEEDIKAMSR
- a CDS encoding GNAT family N-acetyltransferase encodes the protein MPALDKAFLKTLNIEPLDRHKHDRAAFDSGVTKVNNFLISTAGRHHQDDQSKTYVAVMAGTVKVIGFYTLRPHAIAVDALPPEIQKKLGRSDTVGAIYLAVVGVDKSAANKGLGRKLMSHFLGLCMKVIDQIGGKFIVLDAIDAKTADFYRKLGFVDLPSQANRMLISAETVRKSMGE
- a CDS encoding DUF1778 domain-containing protein: MEQRTLPEIKSLIEDAAAQLGISPSEFVVSSAAWAARETLSKVESTRLLTPEDCAAFVRALENTEPSQALRDLMALDEETAVAGS
- a CDS encoding TonB-dependent receptor, coding for MDTALEWFFAPGGSATATLFHRDIKGYIQTYGVAETVNNVSYLVSVPESSGSGMLQGVELGYQQFYDFLPDWLRGIGTQINGTYIDSYTMSPASVGGTPVQQALANVSRYSFNVVGMYERGPYSFRLAYNWRSSYVIAFNAGGLQPQTIMSKPYGDLGLSASYEAIPGLTFTLDIDNLTGTVSQNYFTNAAYYPRDTDRSDRTFQLGVRYKM
- a CDS encoding alpha-L-arabinofuranosidase C-terminal domain-containing protein, with protein sequence MKHLHTFARSLPVLLTGLATALGALPAAAADVTATVAVHGDQPGAVIDRHIYGQFAEHLGHGIYNGIWVGEKSSIPNTHGFRNDVIAALKAVRVPVIRWPGGCFADEYDWRDGIGPRAKRPKRVNTTWGGVEEDNAVGTNEFMEFTELVGADAYIAGNMGSGSPRDMAQWVEYITSPSHSTLADERRANGRDQPWKLSYVGVGNEVWGCGGNMRPEYAADLYRRYQSFVKVPGDQKVGRIASGPNEGDYNFTEVMMREVSKMMDGLSLHYYTIPTGVWKQKGSATAFGEDQWISTLSRALYMDELVTKHSAIMDKYDPEKKVALVVDEWGVWTDVEPGTNPGFLYQQNSLRDALVAAVTLDIFHAHADRVRMANVAQMVNVLQAMILTDGPRMVLTPTYHVFDLYKGFQGATDLPLNLNAPEYKLGDVTVPMLHGTAARDAQGVVHVALVNLDPHRVIDVRASLPGISASTVAGRILTAPAINSVNTFDHPDTVRPAAFTGASLDKGTLGLTLPAKSIVVLDLK